The region ACGGTCGTGAGTTCGAACCGGTGCGCCGGGGCGTTACACGCGGCGATTGTGCTGGACGAACCGCACCGGCCAGGCGCAGTTTTGCGGATCCGGCCGGGCGATCTGTCCGTTCTTCGGCTGTCCCCCGTGGGGGAACCGCTGTCAGCGCCGGAATTCCACCTCCGGGTAGCGGGGTGACGGGCCGTCGAGCAGGTGCTCGGCTCGGCCGCGCAGGAAGCGGTCGAAGAACGCGGCCAGGTACGTGCGCTGCGCCTCGACGGAACGGGCCGGGTCGATCGTGCCCACGTGGCGGCTGACCTGCTCGGGGGTGAGCAGGCCCGCCGCGCCCAGCCGCGGCACGAACACCTGGCGGTCGCTGAACGACGGGTGGTTCGAGCCGCGCAGCAGCAGGTCGAGCTTCCAGCCGCGCTGGTTGCGCCAGAACGAGGCCAGCGACGGGTCGGTCCGGTGGCTCAGGCCGCTCTGCTCGCTGCCCATCAACAACACCGGGCGGTCCAGGCCCTCCACGGCCACCGGCGGCAGCACCTCGCCGTACGGGTCGTAGGACAGCCCGCTGTCGAGATCGGCCCCCGCGCGCACGCGGCGGTCGTGGTACATGAGCTCGATCGCGGTCGCCCCGCCGGCCGACACGCCGAACATGCCGACTCTGGTCAGGTCGAGCGCGCCGGACACCGCAGGCAACGTCGCCAGCCTGTCGAGCACGAACCGCAGGTCCTTCACACGGGCGTCCATCGTCCGGCGGTGGAACTCGACGAACCACGGGTCGTCCAAGCCGGTCGGGACCGGCACCGACCCGACCTCGACCCGTCCGCCCGGGAACTCCACCTCGG is a window of Saccharothrix espanaensis DSM 44229 DNA encoding:
- a CDS encoding alpha/beta hydrolase family protein; its protein translation is MRGTTRRMLVVVALTAGAVTSTAWQAGAGAGAGQVGVEWAKVAIGLPAPTGPHPVGHATAHLVDRSRPDPWVADRPYREVMVSLWYPARRAEHRPRAPYRTAAEAAHADRRLPEIGLPSGALDWTGPTHAREGAPVDRRGGRYPVVLYSSGHLASRTLGTGVAEDLASRGYVVVAVDHTHEAAEVEFPGGRVEVGSVPVPTGLDDPWFVEFHRRTMDARVKDLRFVLDRLATLPAVSGALDLTRVGMFGVSAGGATAIELMYHDRRVRAGADLDSGLSYDPYGEVLPPVAVEGLDRPVLLMGSEQSGLSHRTDPSLASFWRNQRGWKLDLLLRGSNHPSFSDRQVFVPRLGAAGLLTPEQVSRHVGTIDPARSVEAQRTYLAAFFDRFLRGRAEHLLDGPSPRYPEVEFRR